In a single window of the Leopardus geoffroyi isolate Oge1 chromosome D2, O.geoffroyi_Oge1_pat1.0, whole genome shotgun sequence genome:
- the DDIT4 gene encoding DNA damage-inducible transcript 4 protein gives MPSLWDRFSSSSSSSSSSLSRTHTPDQPPRSAWGSAAREEGLGRCASLESSDCESLDSSNSGFGPEEDSAYLDGVSLPDFELLSDPEDEHLCANLMQLLQESLSQARLGSRRPARLLMPSQLVSQVGKELLRLAYSEPCGLRGALLDVCVEQGKSCHSVGQLALDPSLVPTFQLTLVLRLDSRLWPKIQGLFSSANSPFVPGFSQSLTLSTGFRVIKKKLYSSEQLLIEEC, from the exons ATGCCTAGCCTTTGGGATCGCTTCTCAtcgtcctcctcctcttcatcgtCGTCCTTGTCCCGAACTCACACCCCAGATCAGCCGCCGCGCTCAGCCTGGGGGTCGGCGGCCCGAGAAGAGGGTCTTGGTCGCTGCGCGAGCCTGGAGAGCTCGGACTGCGAGTCCCTGGACAGCAGCAACAGTGGCTTTGGGCCGGAGGAAG ACTCGGCATACCTGGATGGGGTGTCCCTGCCCGACTTCGAGCTGCTCAGCGACCCTGAGGATGAGCACTTGTGTGCCAACCTGATGCAGCTGCTGCAGGAGAGCCTGTCCCAGGCGCGGCTGGGCTCACGGCGCCCAGCGCGCCTGCTGATGCCCAGCCAGCTGGTGAGCCAGGTGGGCAAGGAACTACTGCGCCTGGCCTACAGCGAGCCGTGTGGCCTGCGGGGGGCGCTGCTGGACGTCTGCGTAGAGCAAGGCAAGAGCTGCCACAGCGTCGGCCAGCTGGCCCTCGACCCCAGCCTGGTGCCCACTTTCCAGCTGACCCTCGTGCTGCGCCTGGACTCACGCCTCTGGCCTAAGATCCAGGGGCTGTTCAGCTCTGCCAACTCTCCCTTCGTCCCCGGTTTCAGCCAGTCCCTGACGCTGAGCACGGGCTTCCGAGTCATCAAGAAAAAGCTGTATAGCTCCGAGCAGCTGCTCATTGAGGAGTGTTGA